Proteins from a single region of Amycolatopsis sp. CA-230715:
- a CDS encoding helix-turn-helix domain-containing protein, with protein MARTSPTGPAETSRDRTLSAVLRSAAERAKRESGLSMRKLAERVDTSHSTLHRWLSGKGIPSYESVVSIVTALGITGDEKEAILEMARNPGPNWVATGPPGVSKELAGVMELERTAEAVTVWMPLFVPGMLQTHDYARAIIESESGGENSEAEVDHLVTLRMGRQNLIIRDKPITLQALIGVPAMHGQIGNREVMIGQLRHLERASEFAHVTIRLVPVDGNWHNGLLGPFVRYDFPKRPSIVYLEHHASGVFLDESHEVDAYRKLADILDGIAHSAEESRALIAEQINRWETT; from the coding sequence ATGGCACGAACCAGTCCGACCGGCCCCGCGGAGACCTCGCGTGATCGCACGCTGTCCGCCGTGCTCCGGTCGGCAGCGGAACGCGCCAAGCGGGAATCCGGCCTCAGCATGCGCAAACTCGCCGAGCGAGTGGACACCTCGCACTCGACGCTGCACCGATGGCTGTCCGGCAAGGGCATCCCGTCGTACGAGTCGGTTGTCTCCATCGTGACCGCACTCGGCATCACCGGCGATGAGAAAGAAGCCATCCTCGAGATGGCCCGGAACCCGGGACCGAACTGGGTCGCCACCGGTCCGCCCGGGGTTTCCAAGGAACTCGCCGGTGTGATGGAACTCGAACGCACCGCCGAGGCCGTGACGGTGTGGATGCCGCTGTTCGTACCGGGCATGTTGCAAACCCACGACTACGCGCGGGCCATTATCGAGAGCGAATCGGGCGGGGAAAACAGCGAGGCCGAAGTGGACCACCTCGTAACACTGCGCATGGGCCGCCAGAACTTGATAATCCGCGACAAGCCGATCACCCTGCAAGCGCTCATCGGCGTCCCCGCGATGCATGGTCAGATCGGAAACCGCGAGGTCATGATCGGCCAACTGCGACACCTCGAGCGCGCAAGCGAATTCGCCCACGTGACCATCCGGCTCGTGCCGGTCGATGGCAACTGGCACAACGGGCTCCTTGGCCCGTTCGTGAGGTACGACTTCCCGAAGCGACCGTCCATTGTGTATCTCGAACACCACGCGAGCGGCGTGTTCCTCGACGAGAGCCACGAAGTCGACGCTTACAGGAAGTTGGCCGATATCCTCGATGGGATCGCGCACTCCGCTGAGGAATCACGGGCTCTGATTGCAGAGCAGATCAACCGATGGGAGACGACATGA
- a CDS encoding DUF397 domain-containing protein: MTTNPREWRKSTYSGGGQNECVEVRLAPTVGVRDTKDRDNGHLTLSPTAWAAFLTKTAQH; the protein is encoded by the coding sequence ATGACCACCAACCCGCGCGAATGGCGGAAGTCCACCTACAGCGGCGGGGGGCAAAACGAGTGTGTCGAGGTGCGGCTCGCGCCGACCGTCGGAGTGCGCGACACCAAGGACCGCGACAACGGGCACCTCACCCTCTCCCCCACCGCCTGGGCCGCCTTCCTCACCAAGACCGCTCAGCACTGA